A region from the Muribaculum gordoncarteri genome encodes:
- a CDS encoding response regulator transcription factor — MKHIESTSEQPCRILIADDEPLVCELMQFNLEKEGFEVDVFRNVDEAYQADLPNYNLFIIDVMMNDMMGMHFAHHLKQTKSTTSIPLIFCTACDGENDIINGLNSGADDYILKPFSMKEMIARVNAVLRRHRMSPPPRRQKCLPAVT; from the coding sequence ATGAAGCATATAGAATCAACATCCGAGCAACCGTGCCGCATACTCATTGCCGACGATGAGCCGCTGGTGTGTGAACTTATGCAATTCAATCTGGAGAAAGAGGGATTTGAGGTTGATGTGTTCCGCAATGTCGATGAGGCTTATCAGGCCGATCTCCCCAACTATAATCTGTTTATAATCGATGTGATGATGAACGACATGATGGGCATGCATTTTGCGCATCACCTCAAGCAGACAAAGAGCACCACATCGATTCCACTGATATTCTGTACGGCCTGCGATGGCGAAAATGACATCATCAACGGCCTTAACTCGGGCGCCGACGACTATATCCTGAAACCCTTCTCGATGAAGGAGATGATAGCCCGTGTTAACGCAGTGCTGCGCCGCCACCGCATGAGCCCCCCACCCCGCCGGCAAAAGTGCTTACCTGCCGTGACATGA